A region of the Geomonas subterranea genome:
TGCCTGGACACCCTTCGCCGAGGCGTACTACAACGCCATCGCCTACTTCGTCAAGGACGCCACAGCAACCACGCCGACCTTGAACACAACTAAATTCACCCCGACCGCAGCCGCTATTCAGGCGCCGCTCACCGACACACAAGACCCGGTTATCACCAACCAGAACCCGATCCAGTTCCGCTGCCAGCAAAACAACATCCTGCTGATCACGGACGGTTCCTCCACCGCTGACAAGAACGACACCATGAAGAACAAGGTCACCGACGTCTCCAAGGTCTTCAGGGATCCGAACACGCTGACCGAGACAGGCTCGACCGCCGGTGTCTGCGGCAGCTACGGGGGGAGCCCGTTCCTGCACGACCTGAGCTATTTCGCCTACCACCGTAACATTTTCGACCCGAGCCAGGTATGCCACGGCACCGGCGCTGTCGCCTGCGATAACGCCCAAACAATCAAGACCCACGTGGTGTACAACGCGCCGTCCAGCAGCGCCACGACCGACGTGTGCGACCCCTACCTGCAGATGAAGATGACGGCCGAAAACGGCGGAACCTTGCTGCACAACCCGAGCAACCCCACCGAACTGAGAACGGAACTGAAGGCGGCCCTGGAAAGCATCGCGGTCGGCGCCTCCTCCGGTACCGCCGCCTCCATCCTCAGCAACAGCGAGGGTAGCGGCGCGAACATACTGCAGGCGGTGTTCTATCCCAAGAAGGTCTTCGCGGACCAGACCGAGACCAAGTGGATCGGCGAGATGCAGAACCTCTGGTACTTCGTCGACCCGCAGATCAACCGCTCCACCATCAGGGAGGACACCGACCAGAACAATATCTTCGACCTGATCCAGGACAAGGTGGTCAGCTTCCGCTTCGACAGCACGGACAACACTACCTATGCCTGGGAGTCCCAGGACCTAAACGGTGACGGTTCCGGCGACACCACCGAGGTGAAGGTGGACGCCGACACGGTGAAGAGTATCTGGCGTGCGGGTAAGAAGCTCTGGGCACGGCCGCTGACCGGCACCGGCGCCAGGCCGCGCAAGATCAAGACAACCATCAACGGCACGTCGCTCATCGACTTCTCCTCCGACACCTTCAAGGGCGACTCCATGGTGGACAACTCGGCTACGCTGGCGCCGTATCTGGACGTTGCGGACGGTGCGATCGCCACCAACCTGATCAACTACGTGCACGGACTCGAGCAGACCGGCTACCGTCCCAGGACCGTTTCCATCAAGGAGACCCCGTCGAGTACGGCCGTGTCGGGGGTCTGGCGCCTGGGGGACATCATATCCTCGACGCCCCGCATCCAGTCGAGCCTCAAGCTGAACACCTACAACATGCAGGCCCCCAGCGGCTACAGCGACAGCTCTTACGACACCTACGTCGGATCTGAAAACTATAAAAATCATGGCATGGTGTACGTCGGGGCCAATGACGGCATGCTGCACGCCTTCAACTTCGGCAAGCTCAACGTCACCGCGACCAGCACCCAGAAAGCGACCCTCGAGAAGCTTGAGAGCACCGATCCCGCCCTTGGCGAGGAGATGTGGGCATACATCCCGAAGCAGGTGCTGCCGTACCTCAAGTACTACGCCGACGTCAACTATAATCACCTCTACTACATCGACGGCGCCACCGTGCTCTTCGATGCCAGCATAGGCGCGCCTAGCAGCATCGCGGGCTGCTCCGACGCGACCTATTACAACTGCGACAAGCTCAACTCCGTGGTGGACGGCAGCAACAACCTCGACAGCACCAAGAACCCCTGGCACAGCATCCTGATCGGCGGCATGGGACTGGGCGGGGCCTCCTCGTCGAGCTGCACCGACCCGGCGACCAACAACTGCGTGCCGACACCGCGCATGGATCCCGCCGATAACACCAAAGGGCTCGGCCTCTCCTCCTACTTCGCCCTCGATGTGAGTAATCCTAAGAGCCCGACCCTTTTATGGGAATTCAAGAACGAAAACCTTGGTTTCGCCACCACCGGTCCGGCCATCGTCAGGGTGGGGGACAAGGCCAAAAACGGGCGCTGGTTCGCCGTGTTCGGCTCCGGCCCCACCGGGCCGGTAGACACCGACGGCAACCAGTTCGAGGGGCGCTCCAACCAGCGGCTCAAGTTCTTCGTGGTCGACCTGAAGACCGGTACCCTCGTGACTACGCTCGACGGCGGAGTCGACAATGCCTTCGCCGGTTCCATGATCGGCGGCTCCGTCGACGCCGACCGCTGGAATCCGTACGCGGCAGGAAACTACCAGGATGACGCCATCATGGTCGGCTTCACCAAGAAGACAGGTACCGGCAGCTCCGCCACCTGGACCGACGGCGGCGTGATCAGGATCGTCACCAAGAACGACACCAACCCCGCCAACTGGGTGGTCAGCAAGGTCGTCGACGGCATCGGGCCGGTGGTGACCGCGATCGCGCGGTTGCAGGACCGCAAGAACATGAACATGTGGTACTACTTCGGGACCGGCAGGTACTTCTATCGCGCGGGAGCGTCCATCGACGACTACGACACGCAGCGCACGATCTTCGGCCTGAAGGACCCCTGCTACAACACCGCGTCCGTTCCCGGCAACAAGCTGGACCCGAACTGCGGCACCACCATCAGCACCTCAGACATAACCGACCAGTCCACCGCCATCTCCACCAGCATCGGCAGTGGCGGGTGGAAAATCACCCTCGACCCCTCCACGACGGCCTTCGGCGCCGAGCGCGTTGTTTCCGACGCGGTGACGCTGACCAACGGCACCGTCTTCGTGACCACCTTCGAGCCGACCTCGGACGCCTGCGGCTTCGGCGGCAACTCCTTCCTGTGGGCCCTGGGCTACAACACCGGAGGGAGGCCAAGCGACGCCGCTCTTTCCGGCAAGGCGCTGATCCAGCTTTCGACGGGCGAGTTCAAGGAGGTCGACCTGGCCCAGGCCTTCGGCAGCAGCGCGTCCCGCCTGATGCGGCGCAGCTCCACCCCGATGACCGGAAAACCGCCGGCGGACGCCTTCCCGGTCGTCAGCAAGAGCGCCAACAAGCCGGTGAAGAAGATCCTGCACATCCAGGAGCGTTAATTCATGCGACAGCGAGGCTTTACACTGGTGGAACTGGTAGTCGTGGTGGCGATCATCGCCACCCTGCTCGCCATAGCTACCCTGCAGTACAGCAAGATGCAGCAGAAGGCCTCGGTCGAGGCGCAGGCAAGGACGGTGTACAGCAAGCTCGTCGAGGTGCGGGCCGAGGCGATGTACACGAGGACCCCGCGCGCCGTCATCGTCAGCGGCAACGAGCTCCGCGTCTACGCGACCAACGACACCACCGTGCCGCCGCTCACCGTGTTTCGGCTCGGCATGCCCATGGTGATGAACGTCTCCCCCGGCAGGATCGAGTATGACGGCCAGGGGATGATGCAGTCCTCGGATCTCTCGGTCTGCGTCCAGTTGGGGACCTCGGCCGACAACCCGGGGAGCTTCGACAGCGTCGTCGCTTCCACCGTGCGCACCTACATGGGAAAAAGACAAACCGGAGGGGCCTGTGCACCAGCCAGCATCACTCAGAAATAACGACGGCTTCACCCTGGTCGAGCTGATGATCGCCCTTGTCATCGTGGCCGTCGGCATGTTCGGCGTGCTGCAGACGATCAACGTCACCCTGCAGCACAACCTCCGCAACGAGGTGCGCAACGAGGCGGTACGCATCGGCGAGAAGTACATGTCCGACATGCGCGGAAAGACCTTCGGCGCGTATTCCTCCCCCTACACGACCTTCACCGAGAACGGCAGGATCAGGGGGGTGAGCAAGCCGTACACCGTGGAGCGGACCTCGCAAGTGCTGGCTACCGACGGCGGCCAGCCGAGCACCTACCAGCTCATGGTCACCGTCAGGTGGTCGTACCGTAACTCGAACTACCAAAACGAGGTGGTCACCGTGATGGCCAGGCCGTGAGGCGCTGGCGACGGCGACCGGCAAAGGAACTTCGTATGTTGAAAGGGAAACAGGGCTATACGCTGGTCGAGCTCATCGTGGTCATGGCGATCTTCACCATCGTCATCGTCGTGGCCTCAGCAGGGTTCAAGACTGTGCTCACCCAGGTGGGGCAGCAGAGCAAACTGATGGAGACCGATATCGGGAGCGTCGTGGGGCTGGAGCTGTTCCGTTCCGACCTGCAGAGCGCCGGCTACGGGCTGCCGTGGGGGTTGCAGAACACGCCGGCCGGCTACACCGAGGTCACCACCACCGAACCGAGCGGCCAGCCGCCGACCAACGCCACCTTCTGGCCTTCCGGCCAGAGCGCGCGCAGCTACAACGATGCCGCCGGGGTGCCCCGGGCGGTGCAAAGCGGCAACACCACGTTCAACTTGAAGGACGGGGTGGGGTCGCAGTACCTCGTGCTGAAGTCGCTTTCGGTGGCCGGATCAACCAGCGGCGTGCAGAGGAAATGGCTGTCCGTCAGTTACGACGAGACCAATGTCAAAAAGGCCCCGAACTGGAACGACCCGGCCAACATCCGCAACTTCAGCGCCACCGACCGGGTCATCGTTCTCAGGAACACCTTCAGCAATAACGTGCCGAGCAGGCAGCTGCAGGTTACCAGCACCGGGGCATACTCGACCACCTTCTCCAACTACACCGCCATGACCATCCCCCATTCCTCCGGGGACATGTTCCAGGTGTACGGGGTGGATGCCGCGACCGACCTGCGCATGCCGTTCAACCGGGCGGACTACTACGTGAGAACTCCAGCCCCCATGCCTCCCGCCTGCGCGCCCAACACCGGGGTTCTTTACAAGGCGGTGCTGAAGCAGGCGGCGAGCGGCGGCTTCACCGAGATCCCGCTTTTGGACTGCGTGGCAGACCTGCAGGTCGTCTACGGTGTCGGGCCGTCCGGGACTGGCGACATCAACTTCCATCAGACAACGCTCCCCGGCACCGGGAGCCCGCAGGAGATCCGGCAGCAACTCAAGGAGATCAGGGTTTACGTCCTGGCGCAGCAGGGGAAGAAGGATCCCGGCTATCACCATCCCAACTCCCAGATCGAGGTGGGAGAGAGATTCGGCGGGAGCCTCATGGGGAGGACCTTCGATCTGCCTACGCAGATCGGAACCGGGTGGGACAACTATCGCTGGAAGGTGTACCCGATCGTGGTGCGGCCGCAGAACCTGATCCAGTGACAACTACGGTAATTATATGAAAAAGCTAAAAAACGAAGAAGGCGTCGCGCTGGTGACGGCACTGATGTTCACCCTGATCTGCCTGGGGATCGTGGCTGCGTTGATGCAGATGCTGCTTTTGCAGACCAAGGTTTCCGCCGTGGAGAAGAACTACCGCAACTCGCTGGAGGCTGCCTACGGCGGGACCGAGCTGGTCACCAGGGAGTTCATACCGAAGCTCTTCACCAACTATTCGACCGGTATCGGCCCGCTCCTCACGGCCTACGGCTCGGGGACGGGCTTCAGCAACCTCGGCCTCGTGGTGAACCAGGGGCTGGGGAACAGGGGAGGCCTCGAGATAAAGCTGCGCAACGCCACCAGCGATTGGGGGACCCTCTCCAAGACCCTTGACGCGAAGGACGCACCTGACCTGCAGTTCCTCCTCAAGGGGACCGGCTCAAACGGCAACTTCAGGATCTACGCGAAGATCGTCGACACGGTACCCGGAAACTCGGACACCACGGGCGTCGATTACCTCGACAGCGGCGTCGGCGTCGCCGGTGTCGGCTCCGGGATATCTCCCAAGCACAACCCCGCGCTCTACAGCGTCGAGGTGCGCGGGGAGAGGGCGGTAAACCCAAAGGAAAAGGCACAACTCTCCGTGCTGTACGCCTTCTAGTTTCTCCCCCCGCCGGCATCTCTTTCCGAAACGGCCCTTCCACCACGGATGGGCCGTTTTTTTGTGGCCGCACCGCGCCCGCCTCTTCCCCCATCGCGTCTTTTTTTTTCTTCCCGTTCTGATAGTATTGGAAAGTTCAAATCTGTCCCGGGCCGCCGGCCTGCGCGGAGGGGGTATGCGGTCAAGCGGCTTTTCCCTCATCGAGATGGTGGTGACCATCGCCATCGCCGCCATCTTGGCCACCGTTGGTACCCTGTATTTCCAGCAGTACCAGAAGGGGTACCGGATGGACGCCCAGACGCGCCTGCTCTTCTCGGAGCTCCAAAGCGCGCGGGCGCAGGCGATCTACCAGAGAAAAGGGACACGGGTCAAGTTATTCGCCGACCGCTTCGAGGTCTACTCCTCGCAGCAGGACGGCCCCTCGGTCCGCCCCGTGGCCACGCACCCGCTGAGCTATCCCATCACCAGCCCCACCACCCCCGGCTTCGACATCACTTTCGGGGGGGACGTCGATTTCGACGAAAGAGGGGTCACCTACGACTTGCGCTCCATCTGCCTGCAGCCGTCCGCGGGGCATGGCGGGGTGGACAGCGTGGTCATTCACTACGCGAGGATTTCCATTGGCAGGAAGGACCACGGCGATGCCTGTAATAGCGACAATATCACGCTCAAGTAGCCGCGGTTTCACCCTGGTCGAGATGCTCATGGCGATGCTGGTCATGACGGTCGGCCTTCTGGGTCTGCTGCAGTCTGTCAACGTCGCCTACCAGCAAAGCCTCAAGGACAAGCTGCGCAAGGAGGCGACCCAGGTGGCCGAGGCGCGAATGCATGACTGGTGCAGCCAGCCTTTCAAAAAGATAACCGGCCCGCCCCCCCCCGATGAGCGCGTCGAGAGAGCCGTCGCGGGAGGTTACTGGCGCTATGAAGTCCACTACGAACCGCAGCCCGTCGGAACCGGCACCGTGAAGCTGCGCGTCGGCGTGACCTGGTCGGTCAAAGGCGTGTCCAACAGCCATGAAATCTTCACGCTGAGGACGAGGAGAGACGGGGAATGAGTGGTCTCAGGACGGCGCGGGGCTATACCCTGGTGGAGCTGATCGTGGTCATGCTGATCTTCGCGGTCGTCATGTCGCTGATCAGCATCTCCTTTTCCAACATCGTCCGGAGCGCGGGGCAACTGGGGAGGCGGGTCGAGACGGATATCGGGGGGCTGATCGGCTTGGAACTGATGCGCGGCGACCTGGAACTGGGAGGATTTGGCCTCCCCTACACCGTGCCTCCAGGTGTTGCCTACACGGAGGCGCGCGACGACCTGCTGTTCGTGCCGGGATACCCCGGGGCCAAGCCCAGCACGTACAACGACGCCGGCCCCCCGGCCGCCTTCCGCGTCGGGAGCAACGCCGGCTTCAACGGCTCGGACTACCTGGTGGTGAAAGGGACCCCGCTCGGGGACCGCAGCGTCTGCCGCAGCTGGTGCTACCTCAATTTCAGCGGCGTCACGAGGCCCTCGCGCGTGGAACCGGAACTAAAGATCGGCGACAGGGACCGCGCCGTAGTGCTGCGTACCGGCGTTGGCGCCGATGGCAGGCCGGTGCGGGACCTGGTGGTCAGCGGCAGCAATTTCACCTTTTTCCTCGATAACAAACCCGATCAGGACTTCGCTCCGAAACAAAGAAGTGACAGCTACCTTGTCTATGGCGTCGCCGGGAAGACCGACGGGGGGGCGTGGCTCAATTTCCCCTTCAACCGCTCCGACTACTACATCAACCGCAAGCCCGACGGCTCCCAGCTTTGCAACAGGGGGACCGGAACCCTCTATAAGACGACCGTGGATCAGCAGGGAGGATCCGTCAAGTACCCGCTTCTCGACTGTGCCGCCGACATGCAGGTCGTGCTCTACATGGACAGCAACCTCGACGGCGCGGTCGATTACCACACCGACACCGCCGGGGCCGACGTGAGTGCGGATGACCTGCGTGAGCAGTTGAAGGAGATACGGGTTTACATCATGGCCCAGGAGGGGAAGAGGGACCCCGGCTACCAGTACCCGGTGAGGGACGCGGAGCGCGCCATAGTGGTCGGGGACCCGGAGCTGGATGATTACCTCGCCCACGTCTGGACGGCCCGGGGGATGAGCGCCACCTTCGGCCCGGACTGGCGCAACTACCGATGGAAGCTCTACACCATCGTGGTACGGCCCAAAAACCTTTAGCAGGGGAGGGGGCATGACGAAGCTTAGCTCCGACAGGGGCGCCGCCCTGATCACGGCGCTGATGCTTACCACGCTATCCCTGGTGATCGCGATGGCGCTCCTTTCCACGATCATCACCGGAACACATGTCGCCGCCAGCCAGAAGCGCTACCGCAGTTCCCTCACGGCAGCGCAGGGGGGAGTGGACCTGTTCACCCGCGAGATCATGCCCCGGCTGTTTCAGGCCGACTACGATCCCGCCGCCTTCGTGAGGGATTTCCCGGGGCTGGATCTCAAGGTGGCACTGAGCCCATGCCTGCGGCAGAAACTGACCTCCCCCCCTTCAGCGTGGTCCAGCTGCGATCAGGCCCAAGCCAGTCCCGACCCGGCTCAGGCCCCTGACCTCACCTTCCGCCTGGCGGGACTGCCGCCGGCCACCGGCTTCAACATCAGCACGAAGATCGTGGACACCGTCCCAGGAAATACCGACCGCAGCGGCTACTACCTCCTCGACGCCGGGGGGGCGGTGGCGGCCCAGGACGACGTGATCCGCCCGCAGCACGTTCCCGCCCTGTACAACATCCGGGTCCAGGGTATGCGCGAAGAGCCCGGGGTGCGGGAAAAGGCGCGGCTTTCAGTCCTCTACGCCTACTGACACGGA
Encoded here:
- a CDS encoding pilus assembly protein, with amino-acid sequence MGKTVNRLFIKTLLPLIASVMLVPAAALAEDPGNNWCITPAFITSSIKPNLLLMIDNSASMYDLGYIAGSTSTAPTYSCGTATVSSSYCFDNTYDNTKNYEGYFSKLNSDGTFTYPVYEYSGGKFVERASGVPASGGTFRTSYLYLAMSGDNTTVSPPTRVVDSFIASGRFLNWLSSSKFDIEKKILTGGKYDNGVLVGETRGCVGRRFVKVVPGISGLSFAVRGPTSVEPNYDPSTQGGGTRIEIFEGTYNQSDCQCAVYNWSSGNYGQASTDTKNCLSTTNADKALATINHTQQACWKIKDNIRTGGDIWQGVSVNSLQVACASVYNDLNPAAITDESNGNYICTSAATHTAPVAPYIGTGSDTTGFLGRCWRNNSDKWLNDGDACVKREILHYCMGQNFGEVTDPSSVIPTAGNIPSVLMDAGVRAIGSPVGPSGNPGTCSRRTTTACSSDADCTTKVCSNNAATTCTTDANCTSPGVCVSQTCNNPFYGKVEVSAPPTGLINDFAESIRFGVMNFNNYGSASECGGIVGMPCPKFCSGNPNKVCSTNADCLASLNEGSCQDPTTPNRDAGSVVKNIGTAIGDHSSGVIGKIDSTPAVAWTPFAEAYYNAIAYFVKDATATTPTLNTTKFTPTAAAIQAPLTDTQDPVITNQNPIQFRCQQNNILLITDGSSTADKNDTMKNKVTDVSKVFRDPNTLTETGSTAGVCGSYGGSPFLHDLSYFAYHRNIFDPSQVCHGTGAVACDNAQTIKTHVVYNAPSSSATTDVCDPYLQMKMTAENGGTLLHNPSNPTELRTELKAALESIAVGASSGTAASILSNSEGSGANILQAVFYPKKVFADQTETKWIGEMQNLWYFVDPQINRSTIREDTDQNNIFDLIQDKVVSFRFDSTDNTTYAWESQDLNGDGSGDTTEVKVDADTVKSIWRAGKKLWARPLTGTGARPRKIKTTINGTSLIDFSSDTFKGDSMVDNSATLAPYLDVADGAIATNLINYVHGLEQTGYRPRTVSIKETPSSTAVSGVWRLGDIISSTPRIQSSLKLNTYNMQAPSGYSDSSYDTYVGSENYKNHGMVYVGANDGMLHAFNFGKLNVTATSTQKATLEKLESTDPALGEEMWAYIPKQVLPYLKYYADVNYNHLYYIDGATVLFDASIGAPSSIAGCSDATYYNCDKLNSVVDGSNNLDSTKNPWHSILIGGMGLGGASSSSCTDPATNNCVPTPRMDPADNTKGLGLSSYFALDVSNPKSPTLLWEFKNENLGFATTGPAIVRVGDKAKNGRWFAVFGSGPTGPVDTDGNQFEGRSNQRLKFFVVDLKTGTLVTTLDGGVDNAFAGSMIGGSVDADRWNPYAAGNYQDDAIMVGFTKKTGTGSSATWTDGGVIRIVTKNDTNPANWVVSKVVDGIGPVVTAIARLQDRKNMNMWYYFGTGRYFYRAGASIDDYDTQRTIFGLKDPCYNTASVPGNKLDPNCGTTISTSDITDQSTAISTSIGSGGWKITLDPSTTAFGAERVVSDAVTLTNGTVFVTTFEPTSDACGFGGNSFLWALGYNTGGRPSDAALSGKALIQLSTGEFKEVDLAQAFGSSASRLMRRSSTPMTGKPPADAFPVVSKSANKPVKKILHIQER
- a CDS encoding pilus assembly FimT family protein, whose amino-acid sequence is MRQRGFTLVELVVVVAIIATLLAIATLQYSKMQQKASVEAQARTVYSKLVEVRAEAMYTRTPRAVIVSGNELRVYATNDTTVPPLTVFRLGMPMVMNVSPGRIEYDGQGMMQSSDLSVCVQLGTSADNPGSFDSVVASTVRTYMGKRQTGGACAPASITQK
- a CDS encoding type IV pilus modification PilV family protein, with product MHQPASLRNNDGFTLVELMIALVIVAVGMFGVLQTINVTLQHNLRNEVRNEAVRIGEKYMSDMRGKTFGAYSSPYTTFTENGRIRGVSKPYTVERTSQVLATDGGQPSTYQLMVTVRWSYRNSNYQNEVVTVMARP
- a CDS encoding prepilin-type N-terminal cleavage/methylation domain-containing protein, with amino-acid sequence MLKGKQGYTLVELIVVMAIFTIVIVVASAGFKTVLTQVGQQSKLMETDIGSVVGLELFRSDLQSAGYGLPWGLQNTPAGYTEVTTTEPSGQPPTNATFWPSGQSARSYNDAAGVPRAVQSGNTTFNLKDGVGSQYLVLKSLSVAGSTSGVQRKWLSVSYDETNVKKAPNWNDPANIRNFSATDRVIVLRNTFSNNVPSRQLQVTSTGAYSTTFSNYTAMTIPHSSGDMFQVYGVDAATDLRMPFNRADYYVRTPAPMPPACAPNTGVLYKAVLKQAASGGFTEIPLLDCVADLQVVYGVGPSGTGDINFHQTTLPGTGSPQEIRQQLKEIRVYVLAQQGKKDPGYHHPNSQIEVGERFGGSLMGRTFDLPTQIGTGWDNYRWKVYPIVVRPQNLIQ
- a CDS encoding pilus assembly PilX N-terminal domain-containing protein, producing the protein MKKLKNEEGVALVTALMFTLICLGIVAALMQMLLLQTKVSAVEKNYRNSLEAAYGGTELVTREFIPKLFTNYSTGIGPLLTAYGSGTGFSNLGLVVNQGLGNRGGLEIKLRNATSDWGTLSKTLDAKDAPDLQFLLKGTGSNGNFRIYAKIVDTVPGNSDTTGVDYLDSGVGVAGVGSGISPKHNPALYSVEVRGERAVNPKEKAQLSVLYAF
- a CDS encoding prepilin-type N-terminal cleavage/methylation domain-containing protein, whose protein sequence is MRSSGFSLIEMVVTIAIAAILATVGTLYFQQYQKGYRMDAQTRLLFSELQSARAQAIYQRKGTRVKLFADRFEVYSSQQDGPSVRPVATHPLSYPITSPTTPGFDITFGGDVDFDERGVTYDLRSICLQPSAGHGGVDSVVIHYARISIGRKDHGDACNSDNITLK
- a CDS encoding type IV pilus modification PilV family protein, with the translated sequence MPVIATISRSSSRGFTLVEMLMAMLVMTVGLLGLLQSVNVAYQQSLKDKLRKEATQVAEARMHDWCSQPFKKITGPPPPDERVERAVAGGYWRYEVHYEPQPVGTGTVKLRVGVTWSVKGVSNSHEIFTLRTRRDGE
- a CDS encoding PulJ/GspJ family protein codes for the protein MSGLRTARGYTLVELIVVMLIFAVVMSLISISFSNIVRSAGQLGRRVETDIGGLIGLELMRGDLELGGFGLPYTVPPGVAYTEARDDLLFVPGYPGAKPSTYNDAGPPAAFRVGSNAGFNGSDYLVVKGTPLGDRSVCRSWCYLNFSGVTRPSRVEPELKIGDRDRAVVLRTGVGADGRPVRDLVVSGSNFTFFLDNKPDQDFAPKQRSDSYLVYGVAGKTDGGAWLNFPFNRSDYYINRKPDGSQLCNRGTGTLYKTTVDQQGGSVKYPLLDCAADMQVVLYMDSNLDGAVDYHTDTAGADVSADDLREQLKEIRVYIMAQEGKRDPGYQYPVRDAERAIVVGDPELDDYLAHVWTARGMSATFGPDWRNYRWKLYTIVVRPKNL
- a CDS encoding pilus assembly protein PilX, which codes for MTKLSSDRGAALITALMLTTLSLVIAMALLSTIITGTHVAASQKRYRSSLTAAQGGVDLFTREIMPRLFQADYDPAAFVRDFPGLDLKVALSPCLRQKLTSPPSAWSSCDQAQASPDPAQAPDLTFRLAGLPPATGFNISTKIVDTVPGNTDRSGYYLLDAGGAVAAQDDVIRPQHVPALYNIRVQGMREEPGVREKARLSVLYAY